Proteins from a single region of Terriglobales bacterium:
- the gtfA gene encoding sucrose phosphorylase, with translation MKNQVQLITYVDRLAGDFGKLTSLLDTRFAGIFGGAHLLPFFTPIDGADAGFDPVDHTRVDDRLGDWDDVRVLGQDVELVADLIVNHVSALSPQFQDFSEKGDASRYAGMFMTFDRAFPNGANEEELLKIYRPRPGLPFTTMRMKNGQQRLVWTTFTPQQIDIDVESAQGSAYIDAILTRFQDAGVRLIRLDAVGYAIKRAGTSCFMIPETFQYISELTARAHALGMEILVEIHSYYRDQVEIARRVDRVYDFALPPLVLHAIFQHDARALKQWLAIAPRNAVTVLDTHDGIGVIDVGADARDPANRPGLLEPCAIDELVETIHERSQDQSRKATGAAASNLDLYQVNCTFYDALGRRDNEYLLARAIQFFAPGLPQVYYVGLLAGSNDMDLLSRSGVGRDINRHYYAPNEIDLALERPVVRSLLELIRFRNSHVAFSGEFQLIGSADRELIMEWRSGADFARLQVNLEKLEAAILYSTDHGEKKYPVTVPELRAISS, from the coding sequence GTGAAGAATCAAGTTCAACTCATTACGTACGTCGACCGCCTGGCTGGCGACTTCGGCAAATTGACCTCTTTGCTGGATACTCGCTTTGCTGGTATTTTCGGTGGCGCTCATCTGCTTCCCTTTTTCACCCCTATCGATGGGGCAGACGCAGGCTTCGATCCAGTCGATCACACCAGAGTCGATGACCGGCTCGGAGACTGGGATGACGTGCGAGTTCTGGGCCAGGATGTGGAACTCGTTGCCGATCTGATCGTCAATCATGTGTCTGCTCTATCTCCGCAGTTCCAGGATTTCTCCGAAAAAGGGGACGCGTCTCGATATGCCGGCATGTTCATGACCTTCGACCGCGCTTTCCCCAACGGCGCGAACGAGGAAGAACTGCTGAAGATATATCGGCCACGCCCCGGCCTTCCCTTCACCACGATGCGGATGAAGAATGGCCAGCAGCGCCTTGTGTGGACCACTTTCACGCCGCAGCAAATTGATATTGACGTAGAAAGCGCTCAGGGCAGCGCGTACATAGATGCGATCCTTACTCGCTTCCAGGATGCCGGAGTTCGCCTGATCCGGCTGGACGCAGTCGGTTACGCGATTAAGCGGGCGGGAACCAGTTGCTTCATGATTCCTGAGACATTCCAGTACATCTCGGAGCTGACTGCACGAGCCCACGCTTTGGGGATGGAAATCCTCGTCGAAATCCACAGTTACTACCGCGATCAGGTGGAGATTGCGCGTCGGGTCGACCGTGTCTATGACTTCGCCTTGCCGCCCCTGGTGCTTCACGCCATTTTCCAGCATGACGCGCGAGCACTGAAGCAGTGGCTGGCGATTGCGCCGCGGAACGCTGTCACCGTATTGGATACACACGACGGCATCGGCGTGATCGATGTGGGAGCCGACGCTCGCGACCCAGCAAATCGGCCAGGATTACTTGAACCCTGTGCCATCGATGAACTGGTGGAAACCATTCACGAACGCAGCCAGGACCAAAGCCGCAAGGCCACCGGAGCCGCAGCCAGTAATCTCGATCTGTATCAGGTGAACTGCACCTTCTACGACGCTCTCGGAAGGCGAGACAATGAGTACCTGCTTGCCCGGGCCATCCAGTTTTTCGCTCCCGGATTACCGCAGGTCTATTACGTCGGGCTCCTCGCCGGCTCAAACGATATGGACCTTCTGTCGCGTTCTGGAGTCGGTCGCGATATCAACCGGCACTACTACGCACCCAACGAGATTGACCTCGCTCTCGAACGTCCCGTCGTTCGCTCGCTCCTGGAGCTAATCAGATTTCGAAACTCGCATGTTGCCTTTTCCGGCGAGTTCCAGCTAATCGGGAGTGCCGATCGCGAACTCATCATGGAGTGGCGCTCCGGAGCGGATTTCGCTCGCCTCCAAGTGAACCTGGAAAAACTTGAGGCCGCGATTCTCTACTCCACCGACCACGGTGAGAAGAAGTATCCGGTGACAGTTCCGGAATTGCGCGCAATTAGCTCTTGA
- a CDS encoding MFS transporter, giving the protein MSTETHRDSHVGASRNLATIKALTFVMFMMFAMTTDSVGVIIPEIIKQFSLSMTAASAFQYATMGGIAIAGFFLGFLADRAGRKATIVFGLAAFALDAYLFAVGNSFGFFVVLLAISGLSIGIFKTGALALIGDISRSTTEHTSIMNLVEGFFGIGSIIGPALLAQLLIMGVHWKWLYVIAGTMCVLLVILALLVKYPETIRTTEEPINLARTMGMMKDPYALGFSLGEFLYVATECAIYVWMPTLLSGKTGFFALYSISIFFVLRAAGRFVGAWVLNRFSWTAALVLLSSAIFVCFVASVMGGPDLAVYLLPFSGLFMSVIYPTFNSKGISCFPKTEHGAVSGVMLFFTCVSAAVGPLAMGAVSDAMGGPKYGFMLATLFAGLLFTACLLNWIFNPTRERLKLLDQTQYEHATGS; this is encoded by the coding sequence ATGTCGACAGAGACACACCGCGACTCGCACGTAGGGGCCAGCCGTAATCTTGCCACCATCAAGGCACTCACGTTTGTCATGTTCATGATGTTCGCCATGACAACAGATTCCGTGGGCGTCATCATCCCTGAGATCATCAAGCAGTTCTCGCTGAGCATGACTGCTGCCAGTGCTTTTCAATATGCCACGATGGGCGGCATCGCAATTGCAGGCTTCTTTCTAGGTTTCCTGGCGGATCGTGCCGGACGGAAGGCAACCATCGTTTTCGGGCTAGCCGCTTTCGCGCTGGATGCGTACCTCTTCGCGGTAGGCAACTCGTTTGGCTTCTTCGTTGTTCTCCTGGCGATCTCCGGCCTATCGATTGGCATATTCAAGACCGGCGCTCTGGCCCTTATCGGTGATATCTCCCGCTCCACGACGGAACACACATCCATCATGAACCTCGTCGAAGGGTTCTTCGGAATCGGATCCATCATTGGTCCGGCCTTGCTGGCTCAGTTGCTGATCATGGGTGTGCATTGGAAGTGGCTGTACGTTATCGCGGGAACGATGTGCGTCCTGCTGGTCATATTGGCGCTCCTCGTCAAGTATCCCGAGACGATTCGTACGACGGAAGAGCCCATCAATCTGGCCCGCACCATGGGCATGATGAAAGATCCCTACGCTCTGGGGTTCTCACTCGGTGAGTTCCTTTATGTTGCGACCGAATGTGCAATCTACGTCTGGATGCCAACATTACTGTCCGGCAAGACTGGGTTCTTCGCCCTTTACAGCATCTCCATCTTTTTCGTACTTCGTGCCGCGGGGCGGTTCGTTGGCGCCTGGGTGCTGAATCGGTTCTCCTGGACAGCCGCGCTGGTCCTTCTGAGTTCAGCCATCTTCGTCTGCTTTGTTGCTAGCGTTATGGGAGGTCCTGATCTCGCAGTCTACTTGCTCCCCTTCTCGGGACTTTTCATGTCCGTGATTTATCCCACCTTCAACTCAAAAGGAATCAGCTGTTTTCCGAAAACCGAGCACGGTGCCGTATCGGGTGTGATGCTTTTCTTTACCTGCGTCTCTGCCGCCGTCGGGCCGCTTGCAATGGGTGCGGTAAGCGACGCCATGGGTGGCCCCAAGTATGGTTTCATGCTGGCAACGCTGTTTGCCGGATTGCTATTCACTGCGTGTCTGCTCAACTGGATCTTCAATCCGACGCGCGAACGTCTGAAGTTGCTCGATCAAACTCAATACGAACACGCCACTGGCTCTTAA
- a CDS encoding PepSY domain-containing protein produces MSTTPTTPEIQNSVTQEEHTAAFAMPMDELKSAAFAANRAVLEAPETPQEAKPVYEVKNGPDGVQIHLETGEVYKGKSESEAWGRLAESKAHQSRYIRQLNEFKNKYEAWKKGDINLPSPSMPQQPVFAPELTPEQEHQLAQEFSQDFFSSQFTPEVAKNVGEQALAQVLNVPVDALPNVINDIQTVTRNFQLETTYLDFQRSCQDYMETPQNMQAVLKYLNPQPNSLPTSQDLLNAWALAVYTGEAQPAPRVDPLPPRPAPPVMPSNMSPTASEPDAWKMPINELRQAVQRGGY; encoded by the coding sequence GAAGAACACACGGCAGCATTCGCGATGCCGATGGACGAACTGAAGAGCGCAGCGTTTGCCGCAAATCGGGCCGTCCTTGAGGCGCCGGAAACTCCACAAGAGGCGAAGCCAGTTTACGAAGTAAAGAACGGCCCGGATGGAGTTCAGATCCATCTCGAAACAGGAGAGGTCTACAAGGGAAAATCCGAATCCGAAGCATGGGGGCGGCTTGCGGAAAGCAAGGCGCATCAGTCGCGATACATTCGACAACTGAACGAATTCAAGAATAAGTATGAGGCATGGAAGAAGGGCGACATCAACCTACCCTCTCCGTCAATGCCACAGCAGCCCGTTTTCGCGCCCGAACTTACGCCAGAGCAGGAACACCAGCTCGCACAGGAATTCTCTCAGGATTTCTTCTCGTCGCAGTTCACGCCGGAAGTTGCAAAGAACGTCGGGGAGCAGGCATTAGCGCAGGTACTTAACGTTCCTGTTGATGCGCTACCCAACGTCATTAACGACATTCAAACGGTCACGCGCAATTTTCAACTCGAGACGACCTATCTGGACTTTCAGCGCTCATGTCAGGACTACATGGAAACACCGCAGAACATGCAGGCGGTTCTCAAGTACCTGAATCCGCAGCCGAACAGTTTGCCTACTTCGCAAGACTTGCTGAATGCATGGGCGTTAGCTGTTTACACCGGAGAAGCACAACCCGCACCGCGAGTCGATCCTCTTCCACCTCGGCCCGCACCGCCGGTTATGCCTAGCAACATGTCGCCGACTGCGAGCGAACCGGATGCATGGAAGATGCCCATAAATGAACTCCGTCAGGCAGTACAGCGGGGAGGCTACTAA
- a CDS encoding glycoside hydrolase family 32 protein, whose protein sequence is MDRREFIFLTLSAAAAAHSLGASDMDDPALRKAMQAVIDAIPTASADRNRPVYHFAPPANWTNDPNGTIYYGGWHHLFYQFNPFATRLDNQHWGHARSRDLVNWEHLPIAIWPSLDRGEKAIFSGGAAIAADGRPRLLYTSIGDREPEQWLVSPKDAELITWAKFPRNPVLTQAAHASGPIAQWRDPFMFRKDGETYMVCGGGTRTGRAQVQLYRATKDDLTQWKHLGPIFQTLDRDVRNFECPNLFPLDGKWVMIVSPNGVCEYWIGDLDIACMRFEPSAHAVLDSGDAYASNISVDEKGRTLLWLWGRTDPHDTWFNPSPEVSSRRWAGVITMPRVLSIGSDGYLQQRPAQEFETLRGAPESFAGLVLERTTVLKGLSADCAEFEAEFSGAGTFGLELRRSAQGKSGIVVAIETSFRGTHLTVGNARAYVGNADRYNVRVFLDKRCVEVFVNDGTTALYNWFEAAPNDLEVAVFGQPAKLPPFLASKRPLPPAPRLESLTVWPMKPAKFSLDRFVY, encoded by the coding sequence TTGGACAGACGCGAATTCATTTTCCTGACACTCAGTGCTGCCGCCGCAGCGCACAGTCTGGGAGCATCCGACATGGACGATCCAGCCCTTAGGAAAGCAATGCAAGCGGTGATCGACGCTATTCCCACCGCGTCAGCAGATCGTAACCGCCCGGTGTACCATTTCGCGCCACCCGCAAATTGGACGAACGATCCCAATGGGACGATCTACTACGGTGGCTGGCACCACCTCTTCTATCAGTTCAATCCTTTCGCCACTCGGCTTGACAATCAGCACTGGGGACACGCGCGGAGCCGCGATCTGGTGAACTGGGAGCACTTGCCGATCGCCATATGGCCGTCATTAGATCGAGGCGAGAAAGCAATCTTCTCCGGTGGAGCAGCCATCGCGGCGGACGGACGCCCACGGCTTCTCTATACCAGCATCGGTGACCGCGAACCCGAACAGTGGCTCGTCTCTCCAAAGGATGCCGAGTTGATCACCTGGGCGAAATTCCCCAGGAATCCGGTCCTCACCCAGGCTGCACATGCCTCAGGACCAATTGCCCAATGGCGTGATCCGTTCATGTTTCGCAAGGATGGCGAAACTTACATGGTTTGTGGCGGAGGCACACGGACCGGACGTGCACAGGTTCAACTCTATCGCGCTACCAAGGACGACCTCACGCAGTGGAAGCATTTGGGCCCGATTTTTCAGACGCTTGACCGCGACGTACGTAACTTCGAATGTCCCAATCTGTTTCCGCTCGACGGCAAGTGGGTCATGATTGTGTCTCCGAACGGCGTTTGCGAATACTGGATTGGTGACCTCGATATCGCTTGCATGCGTTTCGAACCTTCGGCGCATGCTGTGCTTGATTCCGGCGACGCTTACGCCAGCAACATTTCCGTCGATGAGAAGGGCCGTACGCTCCTGTGGCTTTGGGGCCGGACCGATCCTCACGACACGTGGTTCAATCCCAGCCCTGAAGTTTCCAGCCGGCGTTGGGCCGGAGTCATCACCATGCCTCGAGTTCTCTCGATAGGTTCCGACGGGTATCTTCAGCAACGACCTGCTCAGGAGTTTGAAACGCTTCGTGGCGCGCCGGAATCGTTTGCTGGGTTGGTGCTTGAAAGAACCACTGTACTGAAAGGACTGAGCGCCGATTGCGCCGAATTTGAAGCCGAGTTCAGCGGCGCCGGAACTTTTGGATTAGAACTGCGCCGATCGGCTCAAGGCAAATCGGGCATCGTGGTAGCGATAGAAACATCATTCCGTGGCACACACCTCACGGTCGGTAACGCGCGCGCGTATGTGGGCAATGCCGACCGGTATAACGTCCGCGTGTTCCTCGATAAGCGATGCGTAGAAGTGTTCGTTAACGACGGAACTACCGCTCTGTATAACTGGTTCGAAGCCGCGCCGAATGACCTCGAAGTTGCTGTCTTCGGACAGCCCGCCAAACTCCCGCCATTCCTGGCATCGAAAAGGCCCCTGCCGCCTGCACCGCGTTTGGAGTCACTGACAGTATGGCCGATGAAGCCAGCAAAGTTCAGCCTCGATAGGTTCGTTTACTAA